The genomic segment CGCAATTCCAGCAGTTCATCGGCACGCCGGCCTACATGAGCCCGGAGCAAGCGGAGATGAGCAGCCTGGATATCGATACGCGCACCGACATTTATGCTTTGGGGGTGCTGCTATATGAACTGCTGCTAGGCAAGACCCCATTCGATCCGAAAGAGCTTTTGAGCGCTGGGCTGGACCAGATGCGCCGGACAATTCGGGAACAAGAGCCGGTGCGGCCCTCGACGCGGCTGACGAGCATGGGCAGCCAAGAGTTGTCGGCGACCGCCCGGCAGAGGCAGACCGACGCTCACAGTTTGCTTCACCTGGTGCGCGGAGACCTGGACTGGATCGTGATGAACGAGTAATATCCGACTTGGCGGTTATCAGGCGAAACAGGAACCTTGTGAAGTCATTTTTTTGTGCCAAGAGTGTAGTCTATGCTAGGGACTGGTGAGTATTCAAGCCCACCATACTGCCCAATTGGAATTACACCATCCTCCCGAGACTAATGCGGAATTAATTGTTGCACGGGCACTTAGTGGGGTCGGTGATCGTTGTTCCAGCGCTTCCTCGCCGGATCGGTTGGGGCCATCCACATGTTGGTTTTGGCGTATTCGACGTGGGCATCGCAAAACACGACATTAGCTCTGCCGCTATGGTGATTGCCTGTCAACGTCGGGTATAATGACGGCGTTGGATTCTACTGGATAATAGTCGCCTACCGCAACCATATCTGATGCCGCCAGTACCTTCGATTCAGCCACCGCCCGCCCCGCCAAGCCGCTCAACCCTAGAAGCGCGGACACGTCCATCACCCCAAAGGAATTGTAACCATAGCTGGCATTGGGCATGAAAACGCCAAACATGAGCCAATTTGTGACGGTACTGTTCCTGGTCAGCTCGGTATTGCCCGGACACATAAATACGCATTCATTGCCGCCAGCGTAAGCTACAAGTTTGGCATCCCAAAAGTTCGAACGCGTCGCAGGCACCCCTGCCTGGAAAAAGGGAAACTTTTGGCCATCGTCCACATAAAGCCGCAAACACACGCCGATCTGATGAAGGTTGCTCGCGCAACTCACCCGCACCCCCTCAGCTCTGGCACGGGATAGAGCCGGCAATAGCAAGGCGGCCAGAATGGCGATAATAGCAATGACCACCAGTAGTTCAATCAGCGTAAACCCTGGGAGCCCTGGGCGGTTCGCTTTGCCTGAACCAAGTGCGGCATTTGAGTTTAGTCTCATGCCAGATCCTGAGCCTGGAACGGACTGGGACTCCGTTTCATTTATTGAATTGATAAGAAATTGCTTTTTGGCACGCGAATTGTTTTGTACGCTGCGCGGGTGAAGGAGAATTGGTTTTTCCGTGTCCGGGCGCATTTTCGAGCATTTTCCGCCACTGGTGAGGCAACCATAAGCCAACTGGCGGCAGTTGGCAAGGCAGAAGTGCACTTTAGCGTCTGAACCGGGTCCCGAAGCGGGTGGAATTGGGGTGGCAGGACGGCAGGACCGTGGTTGAGCGGCCAGACAGTCCGAAAAAGTGCCTGACGTAACGACACCGATTCGCAGCCTGGTATGGCGGCAAATCCAGTTCAGTCGGTCACGACATTTTCGTAATCGGGCGTCGGGTCCACGTCTAGGCAGGCCTCATAGGTCCAGGGCCTGCGGACGCCGCCGGCGGAGGGCGAGCCGGCGGGTCGTGCCAAACGCCCAGGTGGCGCAGGATTCTCTCGATGACGCGGGGGTCGTCAATGACGCACAGCACTCGCATTTCATGCTGGCAGACCGGACAACGGAGCGGATCGACATGCCAGACGCGCAGGATCAGGTCGCGCCACTTCTT from the Verrucomicrobiia bacterium genome contains:
- a CDS encoding prepilin-type N-terminal cleavage/methylation domain-containing protein, coding for MRLNSNAALGSGKANRPGLPGFTLIELLVVIAIIAILAALLLPALSRARAEGVRVSCASNLHQIGVCLRLYVDDGQKFPFFQAGVPATRSNFWDAKLVAYAGGNECVFMCPGNTELTRNSTVTNWLMFGVFMPNASYGYNSFGVMDVSALLGLSGLAGRAVAESKVLAASDMVAVGDYYPVESNAVIIPDVDRQSP
- a CDS encoding transposase, whose amino-acid sequence is FSATDFLAAITQHIPDKGVQMVRYYGWYSNKMRGIRHRGVATASVVRRPGLSPPPPLKLPSKKWRDLILRVWHVDPLRCPVCQHEMRVLCVIDDPRVIERILRHLGVWHDPPARPPPAASAGPGPMRPA